A section of the Persephonella sp. genome encodes:
- a CDS encoding Crp/Fnr family transcriptional regulator — protein sequence MKVDIFPSLKGQEFENLQKISHLRKFKKGDIVFYEGDIPDFLYYVVNGVVKVFKTNFSNGKDMTLNYILPGSFVGEFAAIKDIPFPISAEMETDGEILLIEKKPFFNMLKENFKLEWEFMKYLACKIQKNYEYCENLVEKNVKKKILKFLKDHEDLFFTLNKNKIASILNVSPETLSRTLKELKEEGLIIERTVIKVNKQKIQEILEEMY from the coding sequence ATGAAAGTGGATATCTTTCCCTCTTTAAAAGGTCAGGAATTTGAAAATCTTCAAAAAATATCCCATCTCCGAAAGTTCAAAAAAGGAGATATTGTCTTTTATGAAGGAGATATTCCAGATTTTTTATATTACGTAGTAAATGGTGTAGTCAAGGTTTTCAAAACAAATTTTAGTAATGGGAAAGATATGACCTTAAATTACATTCTCCCGGGATCATTTGTTGGAGAGTTTGCTGCAATAAAGGATATTCCGTTTCCAATTTCTGCTGAAATGGAAACAGATGGAGAGATTCTTTTAATTGAAAAAAAGCCCTTTTTTAATATGCTCAAGGAGAATTTTAAACTGGAATGGGAGTTTATGAAATATCTTGCCTGCAAAATACAAAAAAATTATGAATATTGTGAAAATCTGGTTGAAAAAAATGTTAAAAAGAAAATCCTGAAATTTTTAAAAGACCACGAGGATTTATTTTTTACACTGAATAAAAATAAAATTGCTTCTATTTTAAATGTATCTCCTGAGACACTTTCCAGAACATTAAAAGAACTAAAAGAAGAAGGTTTAATCATAGAAAGGACAGTAATAAAGGTAAATAAACAAAAAATTCAGGAAATCTTAGAAGAAATGTATTAA
- a CDS encoding LAGLIDADG family homing endonuclease — protein sequence MQRIVVKRDGTEEKFQMKKLINAIFALLEGMDIPDDYEIVFKVAKELDLKIPERVTTQELDTLVLKAIEQLIPKHYIYDTLAAKQLLKLINREIDKRFSSFKEAIEFGVKEGLYKKELLDFDIDYLEQNIDYSRDAFLDYFGMTTLKDRYFTRDREGNIIEKPQWFFMRVAMGIGNNEEEVLKVYNKISKLEYLHSTPTLYNSGTSTNQYSSCYVNVIDDSLESIMDKAKETAFLAKYAGGVGTDVTRLRATGSKIHSLNAKSSGPIPFIKIFDTIVNAIQQGGRRRSSQVMYMQPWHYDIDAFLDLRETTGNPYFRTPSLNTAIWMPDEIMRRIKEGEPLYLFDPAECPELVESWGDEFTKKYFECIEKAETGKLKLWKKIDSQDWFKRYLFKLAKTGHPWLTFKDRHNEHNPCPEYGVINSSNLCVTGDTRLATQWGLVKAEELFEKGEPIIATYDKRTDGNWEDYGVSTAQCLKMYKTKENADVYEVITKEGYKIKATDWHEFYRAVPDKLEKGKYAKEYRIEKAKLSDLKPGDKLLIQSGEGQFGVEGYYELGLLTGLIVGDGTFASKGKYKSVCIDLYNEDVELADKVLEAIDTVLEKDYRSINGRNYTNTLPKVFNHTQNSKKVRFSNQRLAKVLEKYGYSKESKLSVPEFVFKGTKETVIGFLQGLFTADATVNKIENNGIPTFSIQLASKERKLLEDVQILLANFGIKSSISKMRDYEKGHFSYIDKNGETKIYDAKPLYRLLLNGINAVKFVEEIGFLGIKQEKALKILEERENLGYQRYSRKTEHFFATVSEIKYVGKEDVYDTTQLYNHSLIFNGIVTGNCTEISIPNSTESTAVCTLASVNLSKHLNKDKTDIDWDKLKDTIETMVMALDNILDKNFYPSEESRRNTMDLRPLGIGLMGFAETLVELGIPYDSDEAVEFAEKVAKFMRDTAYAKSEELAKEKGAFPHYEEMKEKGKPYPYPPRRNAVLLAIAPTASISIIAGTTSSIDSYFSNVYSRDTLSGKFIVVNKQLMKKLEELDLWNEEMAEKIKANGGSIQYIDELDGKINKALFKGAYEIHPKRQIDIAAAFQKYVDQAVSKSIYIEEDLRGDMFDIYMYAWEKGLKSTYYCFIDKTVKGEKYTQKVNKRGARRGFGLRRTKEEVQQTTPEEDIKEIEKMAREKYGDEVVDKVKSGDIDACPTDPLLNKICPSCE from the coding sequence ATGCAAAGGATAGTCGTAAAGAGAGATGGAACAGAAGAAAAATTCCAGATGAAAAAGTTGATTAATGCTATATTTGCTCTTCTTGAAGGTATGGATATCCCTGATGATTATGAAATTGTGTTTAAAGTTGCAAAAGAACTTGATTTAAAAATACCGGAGAGGGTTACCACACAGGAACTTGATACACTCGTTCTCAAAGCTATAGAACAGCTTATCCCAAAACATTATATATATGATACCCTAGCTGCAAAACAGCTTTTAAAACTGATTAACAGAGAAATAGATAAAAGATTTAGTTCATTTAAAGAAGCCATTGAGTTTGGGGTAAAAGAAGGGCTTTATAAAAAGGAACTGCTGGATTTTGATATAGATTATCTAGAGCAAAATATAGATTACTCAAGGGATGCATTTCTTGATTACTTTGGAATGACAACCCTGAAAGACAGATATTTTACAAGGGACAGAGAAGGGAACATTATTGAAAAACCCCAGTGGTTTTTCATGAGAGTTGCAATGGGAATTGGTAATAATGAGGAAGAAGTCCTAAAAGTTTACAACAAAATCTCTAAACTGGAATACCTCCACTCTACGCCTACCCTTTATAATTCAGGAACTTCTACAAATCAATATTCAAGCTGTTATGTAAACGTCATAGATGACTCCCTTGAATCTATTATGGATAAAGCCAAAGAAACTGCCTTCCTTGCAAAATATGCAGGTGGCGTTGGAACTGATGTTACAAGGCTTAGAGCAACAGGCTCAAAAATACATTCTCTTAATGCAAAATCCTCAGGGCCAATACCATTTATCAAAATATTTGATACCATCGTAAATGCTATACAGCAGGGTGGTAGAAGAAGAAGCTCACAGGTTATGTATATGCAGCCATGGCATTATGATATAGATGCTTTCTTAGACCTCAGAGAAACAACAGGAAACCCATATTTTAGGACACCATCTCTGAATACTGCTATCTGGATGCCAGACGAAATAATGAGAAGGATTAAAGAAGGAGAGCCCCTTTATCTATTTGACCCTGCAGAATGTCCTGAACTTGTTGAAAGCTGGGGAGATGAATTTACTAAAAAATATTTTGAATGTATAGAAAAGGCAGAAACAGGAAAATTAAAACTCTGGAAAAAGATAGATTCACAGGACTGGTTTAAAAGATATTTGTTTAAACTGGCAAAAACAGGTCATCCATGGCTTACATTTAAGGATAGGCACAATGAACACAACCCATGTCCTGAATACGGCGTAATAAACTCTTCTAATCTTTGTGTCACAGGAGATACACGTCTTGCCACCCAGTGGGGACTTGTTAAAGCAGAAGAACTTTTTGAAAAAGGAGAACCTATAATTGCTACTTACGACAAAAGAACAGATGGTAATTGGGAAGATTATGGAGTATCAACAGCACAATGTTTAAAAATGTATAAAACAAAGGAAAACGCAGATGTTTACGAGGTTATAACAAAAGAAGGATACAAAATTAAAGCAACAGATTGGCATGAGTTTTACAGAGCTGTTCCTGATAAGCTGGAAAAAGGAAAATATGCAAAAGAATATAGAATTGAAAAAGCCAAATTATCTGATTTAAAACCAGGAGATAAACTTTTAATCCAATCAGGAGAAGGACAGTTTGGAGTAGAAGGATATTATGAGCTTGGTCTTTTAACAGGTTTAATCGTTGGAGATGGAACATTCGCGAGCAAAGGAAAATATAAATCTGTATGTATAGACCTTTATAATGAAGATGTTGAACTTGCAGATAAGGTTTTAGAAGCAATAGATACAGTTTTAGAAAAAGACTATCGATCTATAAATGGCAGAAATTACACAAACACACTACCTAAGGTATTTAATCATACACAAAATAGCAAAAAAGTTAGATTTAGTAATCAAAGATTAGCAAAAGTTTTAGAAAAATATGGATATTCAAAGGAGAGTAAACTTTCTGTTCCTGAGTTTGTGTTTAAAGGAACAAAAGAAACAGTTATAGGATTCTTGCAGGGACTATTTACAGCAGATGCAACAGTAAACAAGATAGAAAACAATGGTATACCAACATTCTCTATTCAGCTTGCAAGTAAGGAAAGAAAACTCTTAGAAGATGTCCAAATATTACTTGCAAACTTTGGTATAAAATCTTCTATTTCAAAAATGAGAGACTATGAAAAAGGACACTTTAGTTATATTGATAAAAATGGTGAGACAAAAATATATGACGCAAAACCTTTATACAGACTTTTACTCAATGGAATAAACGCAGTGAAATTTGTTGAAGAAATTGGATTTTTAGGTATAAAGCAAGAAAAAGCATTAAAAATATTAGAAGAAAGAGAAAATCTTGGATACCAAAGATATAGCAGAAAAACAGAGCATTTCTTTGCAACAGTTTCAGAAATAAAATATGTAGGAAAAGAAGATGTCTATGACACAACCCAGCTTTACAACCATTCACTTATATTCAATGGAATAGTAACAGGAAACTGCACAGAAATCTCAATTCCAAACTCTACAGAAAGCACTGCAGTATGCACACTGGCATCCGTTAACCTTTCAAAACATTTAAACAAAGACAAAACAGATATAGACTGGGATAAACTGAAAGACACTATAGAAACAATGGTTATGGCACTTGATAATATTCTGGATAAAAACTTTTATCCATCAGAAGAATCCCGCAGAAATACAATGGATTTAAGACCCCTTGGAATAGGTCTTATGGGGTTTGCAGAAACACTTGTAGAACTCGGTATCCCTTACGATAGCGATGAAGCTGTAGAATTTGCAGAAAAAGTAGCCAAGTTTATGAGGGATACTGCCTACGCCAAATCAGAAGAACTGGCGAAAGAAAAAGGCGCATTCCCACACTACGAAGAAATGAAAGAAAAAGGCAAACCTTATCCATATCCACCAAGACGAAATGCAGTCCTACTGGCAATTGCACCAACTGCTTCTATATCAATAATAGCCGGAACAACATCCTCAATTGACAGTTACTTCTCCAACGTTTACTCAAGAGATACACTCTCAGGTAAGTTTATCGTTGTAAATAAACAACTTATGAAAAAGCTAGAAGAGCTTGACCTGTGGAATGAAGAAATGGCAGAAAAAATTAAAGCGAACGGTGGATCAATCCAGTATATAGATGAATTAGATGGCAAAATTAATAAAGCACTGTTTAAAGGTGCTTATGAAATACATCCAAAAAGACAGATTGATATAGCAGCTGCATTCCAAAAATATGTTGACCAGGCAGTATCCAAGTCTATTTATATAGAAGAAGACCTTAGAGGAGATATGTTTGATATATATATGTATGCCTGGGAAAAAGGTCTTAAATCCACTTACTACTGCTTTATTGATAAGACGGTTAAAGGTGAAAAATACACTCAAAAGGTTAACAAAAGAGGAGCAAGAAGAGGATTTGGCCTTAGGAGAACAAAAGAAGAAGTCCAGCAAACAACACCAGAAGAAGATATTAAAGAAATTGAAAAAATGGCAAGGGAAAAGTATGGAGACGAGGTTGTAGATAAAGTTAAATCTGGAGATATAGATGCTTGTCCAACAGACCCGCTTTTAAATAAAATCTGTCCAAGTTGTGAATAA